One segment of Stomatobaculum sp. F0698 DNA contains the following:
- the miaA gene encoding tRNA (adenosine(37)-N6)-dimethylallyltransferase MiaA: MCEKQTLIALTGPTAVGKTALSLALAKELNGEIISADSMQVYRGMDIGTAKIRTEEMQGIPHHLIDILEPEENFDAMQFQQRATNAIADIQARGKVPILVGGTGFYLQTVLYDVPFSEESRDEAVHAALAARRAREGIAALYAELTRVDPEAAAQIHPNNEKRVLRALEYYLSSGDKISLHNAAARERRSPYRLFYFVLNMDRASLYRRIDARVEAMFEAGLVDEVRTLALRGVPRTATSMQGIGYHELFPYLDGEAELSVCKEQVKTDTRHFAKRQITWFRRERDARWFMREDYASEEAILEDMLRRVRDRREDTE; the protein is encoded by the coding sequence TTGTGTGAGAAACAGACGCTGATTGCGCTCACCGGCCCCACGGCGGTCGGAAAAACCGCGCTCTCCCTTGCACTTGCCAAAGAACTGAACGGTGAAATTATCTCCGCGGATTCCATGCAGGTATACCGCGGCATGGACATCGGGACGGCAAAAATTCGAACAGAAGAGATGCAGGGAATTCCGCACCATCTGATCGACATTCTGGAGCCCGAAGAGAATTTTGACGCGATGCAGTTTCAGCAGCGCGCAACGAATGCGATAGCGGACATTCAGGCGCGCGGCAAAGTCCCGATTTTGGTCGGCGGAACCGGATTTTATCTGCAGACCGTACTCTACGATGTGCCCTTTTCCGAAGAAAGCCGGGATGAGGCCGTGCATGCGGCCCTGGCGGCGCGAAGAGCCCGCGAGGGGATTGCGGCGCTCTACGCGGAACTCACCCGGGTCGACCCGGAAGCTGCGGCGCAAATTCATCCGAACAATGAGAAGAGGGTCCTCCGTGCGCTTGAGTACTATCTTTCGAGCGGCGATAAAATCTCGCTTCACAATGCGGCGGCGAGGGAGCGCCGCTCCCCCTACCGCCTCTTCTACTTTGTGCTCAATATGGACAGAGCCTCGCTCTACCGTAGAATCGATGCCAGGGTGGAAGCAATGTTTGAGGCGGGACTCGTCGATGAAGTGCGTACACTTGCTCTGCGGGGCGTACCGCGGACAGCGACTTCCATGCAGGGCATCGGTTACCACGAGCTCTTTCCTTACCTCGACGGAGAGGCAGAGCTATCGGTCTGCAAGGAACAGGTTAAAACGGATACGAGACATTTTGCAAAGCGCCAAATCACCTGGTTTCGCCGGGAGAGAGATGCGCGGTGGTTTATGCGGGAAGACTATGCCTCCGAGGAAGCGATACTCGAAGACATGCTGCGCCGCGTTCGTGACAGAAGGGAAGATACCGAATGA
- the mutL gene encoding DNA mismatch repair endonuclease MutL, translating to MSIQLLDESTINKIAAGEVIERPASIVKELTENAIDADASVITIEIRDGGISMIRVTDNGGGIPADEVKTAFLRHATSKIQRAEDILHVRSLGFRGEALASISAVSRIELITRQRDALTGIRYAVEGGRETVFEEVGAPGGTTVITRDLFFNTPVRRSFLKAAVTETAHVAALAEELALSHPEISIRFLANGQSRFHTSGNREVKDIIYQLYGREIASKLLPVSRTEQGFSVQGFIGRPEISRGSRALEHYCVNGRYIKSPLLAKAIEDGYGDRMMQHNFPFAVLFLEMDPETVDVNVHPTKREVRFSDTQACYLFLRSAVEDALQRAELIRLSSLQEENKKKAAQSAALGRDSVSQEEVRAEARPQHKKPPEPFETQRLTEERKREAEEQALSLSSFLSAYGQRQINQSAKAESTGTSESKTAESPAKPDSGQTADREAVSERKAVAEEKPAFETVERGGQYALFRPEERKNLRLIGAVFDTYWLAERGNSLYLIDQHAAHEKVNYERLLASYRKQELSSQRLEPPLLITLSAEEQALLESERESFEKIGFSVEHFGGSSYAVRAVPNILPSVLKEELLKTMFASLAEGQRADDVPLLIIEKTASMSCKAAIKGNQHISLAEAEALLDELFSLENPYNCPHGRPTIIELTKTELERRFKRIV from the coding sequence ATGAGCATTCAGCTTCTCGATGAGAGCACCATCAATAAGATTGCGGCGGGCGAGGTCATTGAGCGCCCCGCTTCGATTGTGAAAGAACTCACGGAAAATGCGATCGATGCCGATGCGAGCGTCATTACGATAGAGATACGCGACGGCGGCATTTCGATGATACGTGTGACGGATAACGGCGGCGGCATCCCGGCGGATGAGGTAAAGACCGCCTTTCTTCGCCATGCGACTTCCAAGATTCAGCGCGCGGAGGATATCCTTCACGTTCGTAGCCTCGGCTTTCGCGGTGAGGCGCTCGCCAGTATCTCGGCGGTTTCCCGCATTGAGCTCATCACAAGGCAGCGGGATGCGCTGACCGGTATACGCTACGCGGTCGAGGGCGGCAGAGAGACGGTATTTGAAGAAGTCGGGGCACCGGGCGGCACGACCGTCATCACCCGCGACCTCTTCTTTAATACGCCGGTGCGGCGCAGCTTTTTGAAGGCGGCGGTCACCGAGACCGCGCATGTTGCGGCGCTCGCGGAAGAACTGGCGCTGTCGCATCCGGAAATCTCCATCCGTTTTCTTGCGAACGGACAGAGCCGCTTTCATACGAGCGGGAATCGAGAAGTGAAGGACATCATCTATCAGCTCTACGGCAGGGAGATTGCGAGTAAGCTGCTTCCGGTTTCGCGAACGGAACAGGGCTTTTCGGTGCAGGGCTTTATCGGCAGACCGGAGATTTCAAGGGGAAGCCGTGCTCTCGAACACTACTGCGTGAACGGGCGCTATATCAAGAGCCCGCTGCTCGCAAAGGCGATAGAGGATGGCTACGGCGACCGCATGATGCAACATAACTTCCCCTTTGCGGTACTCTTTCTTGAGATGGATCCGGAGACAGTCGATGTGAATGTGCATCCGACCAAGCGGGAAGTGCGTTTTTCGGACACCCAGGCCTGCTATCTCTTTCTGCGTTCCGCGGTGGAGGATGCGCTGCAGCGCGCGGAGTTGATTCGTCTTTCCTCTCTGCAGGAAGAAAACAAAAAGAAGGCTGCGCAAAGCGCGGCGCTCGGACGCGACTCCGTTTCTCAGGAAGAAGTGCGGGCGGAAGCACGTCCGCAGCACAAAAAACCGCCGGAACCTTTTGAGACGCAGCGCTTAACGGAAGAGCGTAAGCGGGAGGCAGAAGAGCAGGCGCTTTCGCTTTCCTCTTTTCTCTCGGCCTACGGGCAGCGGCAAATCAATCAGAGCGCGAAGGCGGAGAGCACAGGGACGAGCGAAAGCAAGACGGCGGAGAGCCCGGCAAAGCCGGACTCCGGGCAGACAGCGGACAGAGAAGCGGTTTCGGAGCGCAAGGCTGTCGCCGAGGAAAAACCGGCGTTTGAAACTGTGGAACGCGGGGGGCAGTATGCGCTCTTTCGGCCTGAGGAGAGAAAAAATCTCCGCTTAATCGGCGCTGTTTTTGACACCTACTGGCTCGCGGAGCGCGGAAATTCACTCTATCTCATCGATCAACATGCGGCACACGAGAAGGTAAACTATGAGAGGCTGCTTGCGTCTTATCGAAAGCAGGAACTCAGTTCCCAGCGTTTGGAACCGCCGCTCCTTATCACCCTGAGTGCGGAAGAGCAGGCGTTGCTTGAGAGTGAGCGGGAGAGCTTTGAAAAAATCGGTTTTTCCGTCGAGCATTTCGGCGGTTCCAGCTATGCGGTGCGCGCCGTGCCGAATATTCTGCCCTCTGTCCTAAAGGAAGAGCTCTTAAAGACCATGTTTGCGAGTCTCGCAGAGGGACAGCGCGCGGACGATGTGCCACTCCTCATTATCGAGAAGACGGCATCCATGTCCTGTAAGGCGGCAATCAAGGGAAATCAGCACATTTCGCTTGCGGAGGCGGAAGCCCTGCTCGATGAGCTCTTTTCCCTCGAAAACCCCTACAACTGCCCGCACGGCAGACCGACCATCATTGAACTCACAAAAACAGAACTGGAACGGAGGTTTAAGCGCATTGTGTGA
- the miaB gene encoding tRNA (N6-isopentenyl adenosine(37)-C2)-methylthiotransferase MiaB: protein MEESKKQSLFVAQLKDTIEEKSKRLGRPVRYHITTMGCQMNARDSEKLSGILAEIGCEEIPTEDADILLFNTCTVRENANEKLYGHLGIVKHFKKLNPDMLIGICGCMMQEKDEVLRIQKKYHFVDLVFGTHNIWKFPELLYAVEAENQRVIDTAEERNNFRDHMPARRKTWFKSGVNIMYGCNNFCTYCIVPYVRGREQSREAEDIVREVKALVADGVKEIMLLGQNVNSYGKGLAGGESFASLLEKVCQVEGLERIRFMTPHPKDLSDDLIETIKRNPKICRHIHLPLQSGSSKILQRMNRRYTKESYLALVEKIRRELPEVGLTTDIIVGFPGETEEDFQDTLEVVSRASYQAAFTFIYSKRSGTPAAEFEDQVPEDVVADRMKRLIALVQQFASKAADRDEGKIEPVLVEEVNAQRSGYVTGRLSNNLMVHFPGDESLIGAVVPVLLKESKGFYYMGERRD, encoded by the coding sequence ATGGAGGAAAGCAAGAAGCAGTCACTCTTTGTGGCGCAGCTTAAGGATACCATTGAGGAGAAGAGCAAGCGGCTTGGGCGTCCGGTGCGCTATCACATCACAACGATGGGCTGCCAGATGAATGCGCGCGATTCGGAGAAACTCTCCGGTATACTCGCGGAAATCGGCTGTGAGGAAATCCCGACCGAGGACGCGGACATCCTCCTCTTTAACACCTGCACGGTGCGCGAAAATGCGAACGAAAAGCTCTACGGGCATCTCGGCATTGTGAAGCATTTTAAAAAGCTGAATCCGGACATGCTGATCGGTATCTGCGGCTGCATGATGCAGGAGAAGGATGAAGTGCTCCGCATCCAGAAGAAGTATCATTTTGTGGATCTGGTTTTCGGCACCCATAATATCTGGAAATTTCCGGAGCTCCTCTACGCGGTCGAGGCGGAGAATCAGCGCGTTATCGATACAGCGGAAGAGCGGAACAACTTCCGGGATCACATGCCCGCGCGCCGTAAGACCTGGTTTAAGTCGGGCGTGAACATCATGTACGGCTGCAACAACTTTTGTACCTACTGCATAGTTCCCTATGTGCGCGGCAGAGAGCAGTCGCGCGAGGCGGAGGATATTGTGCGCGAGGTGAAGGCGCTCGTTGCGGACGGCGTAAAAGAAATCATGCTGCTCGGGCAGAATGTGAATTCCTACGGAAAGGGCCTTGCCGGGGGCGAGAGTTTTGCCTCCCTGCTCGAAAAAGTATGTCAGGTTGAGGGGCTGGAGCGCATACGCTTTATGACGCCGCACCCGAAGGATCTCTCCGACGATCTGATTGAGACCATCAAGCGAAATCCGAAAATCTGTCGTCACATTCACCTTCCGCTCCAGTCGGGCAGCTCTAAGATTTTGCAGCGCATGAACCGCCGCTACACGAAGGAGTCCTACCTCGCGTTGGTCGAGAAAATACGGCGGGAACTCCCGGAAGTGGGACTCACGACCGACATCATTGTCGGCTTCCCGGGGGAGACCGAAGAGGATTTCCAAGATACCCTCGAGGTGGTATCCCGCGCGTCCTACCAGGCGGCCTTCACCTTCATTTATTCCAAGCGGAGCGGCACACCGGCAGCGGAGTTCGAAGATCAGGTGCCGGAGGATGTGGTCGCGGACCGCATGAAGCGGCTCATTGCCCTGGTGCAGCAGTTTGCCTCGAAGGCGGCGGACCGCGACGAAGGGAAAATCGAGCCTGTCTTGGTCGAAGAAGTGAACGCGCAGCGCTCGGGCTATGTGACGGGACGACTTTCCAACAATCTGATGGTACATTTCCCCGGGGACGAGAGCTTAATCGGCGCTGTGGTGCCGGTTTTACTCAAGGAATCCAAGGGCTTTTATTACATGGGAGAGAGGAGGGACTAA
- a CDS encoding DUF3783 domain-containing protein: MNRIFSNQKGGTLLCYVPDGAEAPKVAGICALLKVKYKELGSSELDRHIGFLLTGQEVDEESRRVLEPAPEAVRLREHAQPFFLFCGFSAATFDAFLAQLRKQKLRAPLKAALTETNASWTLRELYDAIRAEHETMTGEVL, translated from the coding sequence ATGAATCGAATTTTTTCAAATCAAAAGGGCGGTACTTTGCTCTGCTATGTTCCGGACGGGGCGGAAGCGCCGAAGGTCGCGGGCATCTGTGCACTCTTAAAGGTTAAGTATAAGGAGCTCGGCAGTTCCGAACTGGATCGTCACATCGGCTTTTTGCTCACGGGGCAGGAAGTTGACGAGGAGAGCAGACGCGTCCTTGAGCCCGCGCCCGAAGCGGTGCGACTTAGGGAGCATGCACAGCCTTTCTTTCTGTTTTGCGGCTTCAGTGCCGCGACTTTCGACGCCTTTCTCGCACAGCTCCGGAAACAGAAGCTCCGCGCACCCCTAAAGGCTGCGCTCACGGAGACCAATGCGAGCTGGACCCTGCGCGAACTCTACGACGCAATCCGTGCGGAGCATGAGACCATGACGGGAGAAGTGCTCTGA
- the mutS gene encoding DNA mismatch repair protein MutS, with protein sequence MMTHYLETKKAYPDSLLFYRLGDFYEMFFEDARLVSKELELTLTGKECGLEERAPMCGVPFHAADTYINRLVKKGYKVAVAEQMEDPKLAKGLVKREVIRVVTPGTVTAAGALEEEKNNYLAAVVEDGGRYGLALADISTGSFLVTEAEGKKELCDILAEFHPAELLKRESFTPDAVLRADEEIATSTLSDSAFQRDSAVSLLCEHFHTATVEALGLADYPLGTLAAGAVLRYLYDTQKSRCELITELKAYRGSAYLLIDAASRRNLELTETMRDKGKHGSLLWVLDRTKTAMGARFLRNLIEKPLLSLETIEERQDAVQAFLERYIDREELREYLAPIYDMERLMGRITLGSANARDMLAFCTSIAALPPIRELLKSFSAPLLQTFANELDDLSDLCALLRSAIAEDPPLTLREGHIIREGYHEDVDRYRRASSEGKQWLAELEEKERAKTGIKNLKIKYNKVFGYYFEVTNSFLSQVPDYFRRRQTLANAERYTTEELGKLEESILGAEEKLLTLEFDLFQELRQKLSAEVARIQKSAGIVAYLDALLSLADVAERYHYVRPKLTADGPLHIVGGRHPVVERMMESGRFVENDTLLDSEENRIAIITGPNMAGKSTYMRQTALIALLAQTGSFVPAERAELGLSDRIFTRVGASDDLASGQSTFMVEMTEVANILRNATKKSLIILDEIGRGTSTFDGLSIAWAVVEYLAVGRLSGAKTLFATHYHELTELEGSIPGVNNYCIAVKEQGDEIAFLRKIIKGGADQSYGIQVAKLAGVPAAVTARAREIAEELSGADIAARARELASRGADLPSVPASEQNAKPVVTEAELKVLRQLREINLSELTPRAAINLLYGIQETL encoded by the coding sequence ATGATGACGCATTACCTGGAGACCAAAAAGGCCTATCCGGACAGCCTCTTGTTCTATCGCCTCGGCGATTTTTACGAGATGTTCTTTGAGGATGCGCGCCTGGTGTCAAAGGAGCTTGAGCTCACTTTGACCGGCAAGGAGTGCGGACTCGAGGAGAGAGCCCCGATGTGCGGTGTCCCCTTTCATGCGGCAGATACCTATATCAATCGACTCGTGAAAAAGGGCTATAAGGTTGCGGTCGCGGAGCAGATGGAAGATCCGAAGCTCGCAAAGGGTCTGGTGAAACGCGAGGTCATACGCGTTGTGACCCCCGGCACTGTCACGGCGGCCGGAGCCCTCGAGGAGGAGAAGAATAACTACCTCGCCGCGGTCGTTGAGGACGGCGGTCGCTACGGGTTGGCCCTCGCGGATATCTCGACCGGCAGCTTTCTTGTGACCGAAGCCGAGGGAAAGAAGGAACTCTGCGATATTTTAGCGGAGTTCCATCCGGCAGAGCTCTTAAAGAGGGAGAGTTTTACCCCGGACGCAGTGCTTCGCGCAGACGAGGAAATCGCGACCAGTACACTCTCGGATTCCGCCTTCCAAAGAGACAGCGCTGTCAGCTTACTCTGCGAGCACTTCCATACGGCAACGGTGGAAGCGCTCGGTTTGGCCGATTACCCGCTCGGAACGCTCGCAGCCGGCGCGGTGCTCCGCTATCTCTATGACACACAGAAGAGCCGCTGCGAGCTCATCACCGAGCTCAAGGCTTACCGCGGCTCTGCCTATCTCTTGATCGATGCGGCGTCTCGGCGCAATCTTGAGCTCACGGAGACCATGCGGGATAAGGGTAAGCACGGCTCCCTGCTCTGGGTTTTGGATCGCACCAAGACCGCGATGGGCGCTCGCTTCCTTCGGAACCTCATCGAGAAGCCGCTTCTTAGCCTTGAGACCATCGAAGAAAGACAGGACGCCGTACAGGCGTTTTTGGAGCGCTACATCGACCGGGAAGAGCTGAGAGAGTATCTCGCCCCGATTTATGACATGGAGCGCCTCATGGGGCGCATTACGCTCGGCAGCGCAAACGCGCGGGATATGCTCGCCTTCTGTACCTCCATTGCGGCCCTGCCGCCGATACGGGAGCTCCTCAAGAGCTTTTCGGCGCCGCTCTTACAAACGTTTGCGAACGAGCTCGACGATTTAAGCGATCTCTGCGCCCTGCTTCGCTCCGCCATCGCGGAGGATCCGCCGCTCACGCTCCGAGAGGGGCATATTATTCGAGAAGGCTATCACGAGGATGTGGACCGCTACCGGCGGGCAAGCAGCGAGGGCAAGCAGTGGCTCGCGGAACTCGAGGAAAAAGAGCGCGCTAAGACCGGCATCAAGAATCTAAAGATTAAGTACAACAAGGTATTCGGCTATTATTTTGAGGTGACGAATTCTTTTCTCTCCCAGGTGCCGGATTACTTCCGGCGGCGGCAGACGCTCGCGAATGCAGAGCGCTACACGACCGAAGAACTCGGGAAGCTCGAAGAGAGCATACTCGGCGCGGAGGAGAAACTCCTCACCCTTGAATTCGATCTCTTTCAGGAACTGCGACAGAAGCTTTCCGCGGAAGTTGCACGCATCCAAAAGAGCGCCGGCATCGTGGCCTACCTTGACGCGTTGCTCTCCCTTGCGGATGTCGCGGAGCGCTATCACTATGTGAGGCCGAAATTAACGGCAGACGGTCCCCTGCACATTGTGGGCGGGCGCCATCCGGTTGTGGAGCGCATGATGGAGAGCGGGCGCTTTGTCGAAAACGACACCTTGCTTGACAGCGAGGAGAATCGCATCGCCATCATTACCGGTCCCAATATGGCCGGAAAATCCACCTATATGCGTCAGACCGCGCTGATTGCGCTGCTTGCGCAGACAGGTTCCTTTGTTCCGGCGGAGCGCGCGGAACTCGGACTTTCCGACCGCATCTTTACGCGTGTCGGTGCCTCGGACGATCTCGCTTCCGGCCAGTCTACCTTTATGGTTGAGATGACAGAGGTCGCAAACATTCTTCGAAATGCGACGAAGAAGAGTCTCATTATCCTCGATGAAATAGGACGCGGCACTTCGACCTTCGACGGTCTCTCGATCGCCTGGGCGGTGGTTGAGTATCTTGCGGTCGGACGCCTTTCGGGGGCAAAAACGCTGTTCGCGACCCACTACCACGAACTCACCGAGTTGGAAGGCAGCATACCGGGGGTCAATAACTACTGCATCGCGGTGAAGGAGCAGGGAGATGAAATTGCCTTTCTCCGAAAAATCATCAAGGGCGGTGCGGATCAGAGTTACGGCATTCAGGTCGCGAAGCTCGCGGGCGTACCGGCGGCGGTTACAGCGCGGGCGCGGGAAATCGCGGAAGAACTCTCGGGTGCGGATATTGCGGCGCGCGCCCGAGAACTCGCATCGCGCGGGGCTGACTTGCCGTCCGTACCCGCTTCCGAGCAGAACGCGAAACCTGTCGTCACGGAGGCAGAGCTTAAGGTTCTGAGACAACTCAGAGAAATCAATCTCTCGGAGCTCACGCCGCGCGCGGCCATCAATCTTCTTTACGGTATACAGGAGACACTATGA
- a CDS encoding NAD(P)/FAD-dependent oxidoreductase — translation MAILLNNVSLPVRHTEEMLRKKVAKLLRIREQELGEIEIVRRSIDARKKPEVNYVYLLRLKLSHEAKFLKLPNVSADMRAPYKLPKRGENALGSRPVIIGSGPAGLFAGLMLAEAGYRPIILERGLPARERKQVVDAFWAGGKLNPNCNVSFGEGGAGTFSDGKLNTLVKDNAGRNRKVLEVFCNYGADSAILYEQKPHLGTDRLIEIVTAMREEIERLGGELRFSSRAADFCVEGDRLRAVFVEKTDGTKYELPCEVLIAATGHSARDTFRTLHARGFQMEAKAFAVGFRVQHRQSDISISQYGLKEVGFLPPAPYKLTAKTSSGRGVYSFCMCPGGYVVNASSEAGGTVVNGMSYADRGSANANAAIIVSVGPEDFLRYGEGVLAGLSYQEVLERRAYQAGQGHIPVQLYGDFIAKRESRAFGGTEPCFAGQYRLAALNGILDAPLEEAFLEGMASFGRQIKDFDAPDIILAGVESRTSSPIRILRDSELQANIRGFYPCGEGAGYAGGITSAAMDGIRVAEAVIGRYTPKY, via the coding sequence ATGGCCATACTTTTAAACAATGTGAGCCTGCCGGTGCGCCACACCGAGGAGATGCTCCGGAAAAAGGTGGCGAAACTGCTACGGATTCGGGAACAAGAACTCGGGGAAATCGAGATTGTGCGCCGCTCGATCGATGCGCGAAAAAAGCCGGAGGTGAACTATGTCTACCTGCTTCGGCTAAAGCTTTCACACGAAGCAAAGTTCTTAAAGCTCCCGAATGTAAGTGCGGATATGCGCGCTCCGTACAAGCTCCCGAAACGAGGGGAGAACGCGCTCGGTTCGCGTCCGGTCATCATCGGCAGCGGTCCCGCGGGACTCTTTGCGGGGCTCATGCTCGCGGAGGCGGGGTACCGCCCCATTATTCTGGAGCGCGGACTTCCCGCGAGAGAGCGGAAACAGGTGGTCGATGCTTTTTGGGCGGGTGGGAAGCTTAACCCGAACTGCAATGTCTCCTTCGGCGAGGGCGGTGCCGGGACTTTTTCCGACGGCAAGCTGAATACCCTGGTCAAGGACAATGCGGGCAGGAACCGTAAGGTCCTCGAAGTTTTTTGCAACTACGGTGCGGACAGTGCGATACTCTATGAGCAAAAACCCCATCTCGGAACCGATCGACTGATTGAAATCGTGACCGCAATGCGGGAAGAAATTGAGCGGCTCGGCGGCGAGTTACGCTTTTCTTCGCGCGCTGCGGATTTTTGTGTCGAAGGGGACAGGCTGCGCGCGGTCTTTGTGGAGAAGACGGACGGCACAAAGTACGAGCTGCCCTGTGAAGTACTGATTGCCGCGACCGGACACTCGGCGCGCGATACCTTTCGGACGCTCCACGCGCGGGGCTTTCAAATGGAGGCCAAGGCCTTTGCGGTCGGCTTTCGCGTGCAGCACAGACAGAGTGATATCTCGATATCGCAGTACGGCCTGAAAGAAGTCGGCTTTTTGCCGCCCGCCCCCTATAAGCTCACGGCAAAGACGAGCTCGGGCCGCGGCGTCTACAGTTTCTGCATGTGCCCGGGCGGCTATGTGGTCAATGCTTCGAGTGAGGCGGGAGGCACGGTGGTGAACGGCATGAGCTATGCGGACCGCGGCTCGGCGAACGCAAATGCGGCCATCATCGTCTCGGTGGGGCCTGAGGACTTTCTGCGCTACGGCGAGGGCGTGCTCGCGGGGCTTTCCTATCAGGAGGTCCTTGAGCGTCGCGCGTATCAGGCGGGACAGGGACATATTCCGGTGCAGCTTTACGGCGATTTTATCGCAAAGCGCGAGAGCCGTGCCTTCGGCGGCACAGAGCCCTGCTTTGCGGGACAGTATCGCCTTGCCGCTTTGAACGGCATTCTGGATGCACCGCTCGAGGAGGCCTTCCTTGAGGGAATGGCGAGTTTCGGGCGTCAGATCAAGGACTTTGACGCGCCGGATATCATCCTGGCGGGTGTTGAAAGCCGAACGTCTTCGCCGATACGTATCCTTCGGGACAGCGAATTGCAGGCCAACATACGGGGGTTTTATCCCTGTGGCGAGGGCGCCGGCTATGCAGGCGGCATAACCAGTGCCGCGATGGACGGCATACGGGTCGCGGAGGCGGTCATCGGCCGCTATACACCGAAGTACTGA
- a CDS encoding methionine gamma-lyase family protein produces MSENFEESLHDIYRAAGLSERIMKLGQEAEAQCKSRFAEIDAIAEYNQMKVLNALRKHRIGEAHLSPSTGYGYNDLGRDALEAVYASVFGTEDALVRAQLVSGTHALTVALFGNLRPGDEIFSPVGKPYDTLDQVIGIRPQCGSLREYGVSYRQADLKEDGSFDFEAIREGINEKTRLIEIQRSKGYSARKTLSVEEIAELIRFVKSVKPDVICMVDNCYGEFVERHEPSEYGADLMVGSLIKNPGGGLAPIGGYIAGKREYIENAAYRLTAPGLGKELGASLGVTRQFFQGLFLAPTVTASAEKGAIFAAQLYQNLGFAVKPRAEELRHDIIQSVDLQSPEALSAFCIGIQAASPVDSFVTPEAWDMPGYEEPVIMAAGTFVSGASIELSADGPMRPPYTAFFQGGLTYAHAKIGVLMSLQKLADAGLV; encoded by the coding sequence ATGAGCGAGAACTTTGAAGAGAGCCTCCATGATATTTACCGTGCGGCGGGACTGTCGGAGCGAATCATGAAGCTGGGACAAGAGGCAGAGGCGCAGTGCAAGTCGCGCTTTGCGGAAATCGATGCGATTGCCGAGTACAACCAAATGAAGGTACTCAATGCGCTGAGAAAGCATCGCATCGGTGAAGCACATCTTTCGCCGAGCACCGGTTACGGCTATAACGACCTCGGCCGTGATGCGTTGGAGGCAGTTTACGCCTCTGTTTTCGGCACCGAGGATGCACTGGTTCGCGCGCAGCTTGTGAGCGGCACCCATGCGCTTACGGTTGCGCTCTTCGGAAACCTGCGCCCGGGCGATGAGATTTTCTCTCCGGTCGGCAAGCCCTATGACACCCTGGACCAGGTGATCGGGATACGGCCGCAGTGCGGAAGCCTCAGGGAGTACGGGGTCAGCTATCGCCAGGCGGATTTAAAAGAAGACGGCAGCTTTGACTTTGAAGCGATTCGCGAAGGCATCAACGAGAAAACGCGCCTAATCGAAATTCAGCGCTCCAAGGGTTATTCCGCGCGGAAAACACTCTCGGTCGAGGAGATTGCGGAGCTGATTCGCTTTGTCAAATCCGTGAAACCGGATGTCATCTGCATGGTGGACAATTGCTACGGCGAATTCGTGGAGCGCCATGAGCCGAGCGAATACGGCGCAGACCTGATGGTTGGCTCCCTCATCAAGAACCCGGGAGGCGGTCTTGCACCGATCGGCGGTTACATTGCCGGAAAACGTGAGTACATCGAGAACGCGGCCTATCGCCTCACGGCGCCGGGCCTCGGAAAAGAACTCGGCGCTTCGCTCGGTGTCACGCGCCAGTTTTTCCAGGGACTCTTCCTCGCGCCTACCGTCACGGCCTCCGCGGAGAAGGGGGCAATTTTTGCGGCGCAGCTCTATCAGAATCTCGGCTTTGCGGTGAAGCCGCGGGCGGAAGAGCTCCGTCATGATATTATTCAGTCTGTCGACTTACAGTCTCCGGAGGCGCTCTCTGCTTTCTGCATCGGCATCCAAGCTGCCTCCCCGGTGGACAGCTTTGTGACACCGGAGGCCTGGGATATGCCGGGCTATGAGGAGCCTGTTATCATGGCGGCCGGCACCTTTGTCTCCGGCGCTTCGATTGAGCTCTCGGCCGACGGTCCCATGCGTCCGCCTTACACCGCCTTTTTCCAGGGCGGACTCACCTATGCCCACGCAAAAATCGGCGTGCTCATGTCCCTTCAGAAGCTTGCGGACGCCGGGCTCGTTTAA